The Pyrus communis chromosome 9, drPyrComm1.1, whole genome shotgun sequence genome has a segment encoding these proteins:
- the LOC137746188 gene encoding uncharacterized protein — protein MQSNGYTANTFLHTVTAAIVQRKAPEWPRAVATKKMNVIKGALQQMRHRNRTRCPRGMIPIRRSTVDDVLRTKSMVDFGKKQHRTLNITADLASIRIDAPDVVSGNGHETHVRTEGDDYTNA, from the exons atgcAGTCAAATGGTTACACTGCCAACACCTTTTTGCATACAGTAACTGCTGCAATTGTACAG AGGAAGGCACCGGAATGGCCAAGAGCAGTAGCAACGAAGAAGATGAATGTGATTAAGGGTGCACTGCAGCAAATGCGGCATAGAAACAGGACGAGATGTCCGAGAGGAATGATTCCTATACGGCGGAGCACAGTGGATGATGTGCTGAGGACCAAGTCTATGGTTGACTTTGGCAAGAAACAGCACCGTACCCTAAACATTACTGCTGATCTTGCTTCCATACGCATCGATGCCCCTGATGTAGTCAGCGGGAATGGCCATGAG ACTCATGTGAGAACAGAAGGTGATGATTACACGAATGCATAG
- the LOC137745766 gene encoding uncharacterized protein, with protein MSASITSSRQLFLRQTSSPRRQPLLRTQVSTSSARFAEVAGGTAADCAAVCCCCPCGLANLLVLVIYKVPAGLCRRVLKKRRRQRLIKKGLQHRKCSCGFAGSELQFHTVGLECVAGITDMSQKVSDDESYDEDVMQLEKEMWDRFYSTGFWRSPSQREPPKVLTGK; from the coding sequence atgTCAGCATCGATAACCTCATCGCGGCAGCTATTTCTCCGGCAGACTTCGTCCCCGCGCCGGCAACCGCTGCTCCGGACCCAAGTCTCAACCAGCAGCGCCCGATTTGCTGAAGTCGCAGGCGGCACAGCTGCCGATTGCGCCGCCGTGTGCTGCTGCTGCCCGTGCGGCCTCGCCAACCTCCTTGTCCTCGTGATCTATAAGGTCCCGGCGGGGCTCTGCCGCCGCGTTCTGAAGAAGAGGCGCCGCCAGAGGCTCATCAAGAAGGGGCTGCAACATCGCAAGTGCAGTTGCGGGTTCGCCGGCTCGGAGCTCCAGTTTCACACGGTGGGTTTGGAGTGCGTGGCGGGGATCACCGACATGTCGCAGAAGGTTTCCGACGACGAGTCGTATGATGAGGATGTGATGCAGCTCGAGAAGGAGATGTGGGACCGGTTTTACAGTACCGGGTTTTGGCGAAGCCCATCCCAGAGGGAACCGCCTAAGGTTCTCACTGGTaaataa